The Streptomyces sp. NBC_00162 sequence TACCGTTGACCACCCCGTCGACCAGACTGTGGTCGACGTACACGAGCGAGCGGGTCAGGTGCTCCCCGCCGCGCACCAGCACGACGTGGTTGAAGTCGTCCTGGAGGAGGTCCCGCCGGGCCGCCCGGGTGAGGAGCGAGCCGCGCGGGGCGATGACCGGGACGGGCCTGCGGCCGTACATCGACCAGGCGATGACGACGCCGACTACCAGGACCGCCATGGTGGCCAGGGTCACCGTCATGGCGCTGACCGGCGGGTGGCCGTGCGCGTAACCGGTCACCGGCTCCAGCCAGTTCAGGAAGCGGTCGCCGATCTCGAAGAAGGCGCCGGCGAAGACCGAACCGAAGGCCAGGATGACCATCGGGATGGTCATGGACTTCGGGGACTCGTGCGGGTGCGGCTCGTGTCCCTCGGCGTCGGTCTGCCAGCGCTTCTCGCCGAAGAAGGTGAGGAGCATGACGCGGGTCATGTAGAAGGCGGTGATGCCGGCGCCCAGCAGGGTGACCCCGCCGAGGATCCAGCCCTCGGTGCCGCCCTTCGCGAAGGCCGCCTCGATGATCAGGTCCTTGGAGAAGAAGCCGGACAGGCCCGGGAAGCCGATGATGGCCAGGTACCCGAGGCCGAAGGTGACGAAGGTGACGGGCATGAACTTCCGCAGCCCGCCGTACTTGCGCATGTCGACCTCGTCGTTCATCCCGTGCATCACGGAACCGGCGCCGAGGAAGAGGCCCGCCTTGAAGAAGCCGTGCGTCACCAGGTGCATGATCGCGAAGACGTAGCCGATCGGGCCGAGGCCCGCCGCCAGGATCATGTAGCCGATCTGCGACATCGTCGACCCGGCGAGGGCCTTCTTGATGTCGTCCTTCGCGCAACCGACGATCGCACCGAAGAGCAGCGTGACCGCACCCACGATGGTGACCACCAGCTGGGCGTCCGGCGCCGCGTTGAAGACGGCGGCCGAGCGGACGATCAGGTACACGCCCGCCGTCACCATCGTCGCCGCGTGGATCAGGGCCGAGACCGGGGTCGGGCCCTCCATCGCGTCGCCGAGCCAGGACTGCAGCGGAACCTGGGCCGACTTGCCGCAGGCGGCCAGCAGCAGCATCAGGCCGATCGCCGTCAGCTTGCCTTCGGACGCCTCGCCCACCGCGCCGAACACCGGCCCGAAGGTGAAGGTCCCGAAGGTGGTGAACATCAGCATGATCGCGATCGACAGGCCCATGTCGCCGACGCGGTTGACCAGGAAGGCCTTCTTCGCGGCCGTGGCCGCGCTGGGCTTGTGCTGCCAGAAGCCGATCAGGAGGTACGAGGCGAGGCCCACGCCCTCCCAGCCGAAGTACAGCAGGAGGTAGTTGTCGGCGAGGACCAGCAGCAGCATGGCCGCGACGAACAGGTTGAGGTAGCCGAAGAAACGGCGGCGGCGCTCGTCGTGCTCCATGTACCCGATCGAGTACACGTGGATGAGCGTGCCCACCCCGGAGATCAGCAGGACGAAGGTCATCGACAGCTGGTCGAGCTGGAAGGCCATGTCCGCCTGGAAGCCCTCGACGGGGATCCAGGTGTACAGGTTCTGGTGCAGGGTCCGGTCATCGGCCCCGCGGCTCAGCATGTCGGCGAACAGTACGGCGCCGATCCCGAAGGAGACGGCCGCGAGCAGGGTGCCGATCCAGTGGCCGGTCTTGTCGAGGCGCCGGCCGCCGCACAGCAGCACCACCGCTCCGAGCAGGGGCGCCGCGATCAGCAGCGCAATCAGGTTCTCCACAGCGACCCCTTACAGCTTCATCAGGCTGGCGTCGTCGACCGAGGCCGAGTGGCGGGTACGGAACAGCGACACGATGATCGCCAGGCCGACCACGACCTCCGCGGCGGCGACGACCATCGTGAAGAACGCGATGATCTGGCCGTCGAGGTTGCCGTGCATCCGCGAGAAGGCGACGAAGGCGAGGTTGCAGGCGTTGAGCATCAGCTCGACGCACATGAACAGCACGATCGCGTTCTTGCGGATCAGCACTCCGGCCGCACCGATGGTGAACAGCAGGGCCGCCAGGTACAGGTAGTTGACCGGATTCACTTCGAGGCCTCCTCACGGCCGAGGCGCTCCGAGGACGCCTGCTCCAGTGCCTTGAGGTCGTCGAGCGCCTCGCTGGAGACGTCGCGGATCTGGCCGCGGGCGCGCAGCGTCTTGCTGACCGTCAGCTCGGACGGGGTGCCGTCCGGCAGCAGGCCGGCGACGTCCACCGCGTTGTGCCGGGCGTAGACGCCGGGCGCGGGCAGCGGCGGGAGCTGCACGCCCTCGCGGACGCGCTTCTCGGCGAGCTCGCGCTGGGTGGCGGCCCGCTCCGTGCGCTCGCGGTGGGTGAGCACCATCGCGCCGACGGCCGCGGTGATCAGCAGCGCGCCGGTGATCTCGAAGGCGAAGACGTACTTCGTGAAGATCAGCTGCGCCAGGCCCTCGACGTGTCCGGCGGAGTTGATCCGGCCGAGCCCGTTGAAGTGGGTGAGGTTGGCGTGGCCGATGCCGGCGATCAGCAGGGTGCCGAAGCCGAGCCCGCACAGGACGGCCAGCCAGCGCTGCCCCTTGATGGTCTCCTTCAGGGAGTCGGCGGCGGTGACGCCGACGAGCATGACCACGAAGAGGAAGAGCATCATGATCGCGCCGGTGTAGACGATGACCTGGACGACGCCCAGGAAGTACGCCCCGTTGGCGAGGTAGAAGACCGCCAGGATGATCATCGTCCCGGCCAGGCTGAGGGCGCTGTGCACGGCCTTCTTCATCAGGATCGTGGCCAGCGCGCCGATGACGGCGACCGTGCCGAGGACCCAGAACTGGACCGCCTCGCCCGTCGAGGTCAGGGTGGCGGCGGCGAGGGCGCTCATGCCTCCACCTCCTCGGCGGTTTCCGCGACTTCACCCTTGGAGACGGCCACCTGCCGGACCGTGCCGGGGGCGGCCCC is a genomic window containing:
- the nuoL gene encoding NADH-quinone oxidoreductase subunit L, translating into MENLIALLIAAPLLGAVVLLCGGRRLDKTGHWIGTLLAAVSFGIGAVLFADMLSRGADDRTLHQNLYTWIPVEGFQADMAFQLDQLSMTFVLLISGVGTLIHVYSIGYMEHDERRRRFFGYLNLFVAAMLLLVLADNYLLLYFGWEGVGLASYLLIGFWQHKPSAATAAKKAFLVNRVGDMGLSIAIMLMFTTFGTFTFGPVFGAVGEASEGKLTAIGLMLLLAACGKSAQVPLQSWLGDAMEGPTPVSALIHAATMVTAGVYLIVRSAAVFNAAPDAQLVVTIVGAVTLLFGAIVGCAKDDIKKALAGSTMSQIGYMILAAGLGPIGYVFAIMHLVTHGFFKAGLFLGAGSVMHGMNDEVDMRKYGGLRKFMPVTFVTFGLGYLAIIGFPGLSGFFSKDLIIEAAFAKGGTEGWILGGVTLLGAGITAFYMTRVMLLTFFGEKRWQTDAEGHEPHPHESPKSMTIPMVILAFGSVFAGAFFEIGDRFLNWLEPVTGYAHGHPPVSAMTVTLATMAVLVVGVVIAWSMYGRRPVPVIAPRGSLLTRAARRDLLQDDFNHVVLVRGGEHLTRSLVYVDHSLVDGVVNGTAASVGGLSGRLRKLQNGYARSYAVSMFGGTAILIAATLLMRAV
- the nuoK gene encoding NADH-quinone oxidoreductase subunit NuoK, whose translation is MNPVNYLYLAALLFTIGAAGVLIRKNAIVLFMCVELMLNACNLAFVAFSRMHGNLDGQIIAFFTMVVAAAEVVVGLAIIVSLFRTRHSASVDDASLMKL
- a CDS encoding NADH-quinone oxidoreductase subunit J, with protein sequence MSALAAATLTSTGEAVQFWVLGTVAVIGALATILMKKAVHSALSLAGTMIILAVFYLANGAYFLGVVQVIVYTGAIMMLFLFVVMLVGVTAADSLKETIKGQRWLAVLCGLGFGTLLIAGIGHANLTHFNGLGRINSAGHVEGLAQLIFTKYVFAFEITGALLITAAVGAMVLTHRERTERAATQRELAEKRVREGVQLPPLPAPGVYARHNAVDVAGLLPDGTPSELTVSKTLRARGQIRDVSSEALDDLKALEQASSERLGREEASK